The proteins below are encoded in one region of Pseudomonas putida NBRC 14164:
- the ptrR gene encoding putrescine utilization regulator PtrR, translating to MEFSQLRIFQAVAEEGSVTRAAGRLHRVPSNLSTRLRQLEEQLGVELFLRERQRLQLSPAGKVLLEYANRLSALRDEALAAVRGGQPAGDFVLGTMYSTAATHLPALLARYHQAYPTVNLQVRAAPSGELLEGLLGHTLDAALVDGPPSLAGLDGVPLCEEQLVLITSPEHPAVHTAKDVAGKAVFTFRQGCSYRMRLEAWYAHAHTPMGRVMEIESYQSMLACVIAGAGVAMMAQSMLDSLPGRTQVRVHPLQAPFDQAVTWLMWRQGMRGANLQAWIDLQQSETINQSSECAATA from the coding sequence GTGGAATTCAGCCAGCTGCGTATCTTCCAGGCTGTGGCCGAGGAAGGCTCGGTCACCCGTGCCGCCGGACGCTTGCACCGTGTGCCATCGAACCTGTCGACGCGTTTGCGCCAGCTTGAGGAGCAACTGGGTGTCGAGTTGTTCCTGCGTGAGCGCCAGCGCCTGCAGCTGTCGCCGGCCGGCAAGGTGCTGTTGGAGTACGCCAACCGCCTGTCGGCGCTGCGCGACGAGGCGCTGGCCGCTGTGCGCGGCGGCCAGCCAGCCGGGGATTTCGTACTGGGGACCATGTACAGCACGGCGGCGACTCACCTGCCGGCGTTGCTGGCGCGTTATCACCAGGCCTACCCCACGGTGAACCTGCAGGTGCGCGCAGCGCCTAGCGGCGAGTTGCTTGAAGGCCTGCTTGGCCACACACTGGACGCTGCCTTGGTAGATGGCCCGCCGAGCCTGGCAGGGCTGGATGGCGTGCCGCTGTGCGAAGAGCAGCTGGTGCTGATCACCAGCCCCGAGCACCCAGCGGTGCACACTGCCAAGGATGTGGCGGGCAAGGCGGTGTTCACCTTCCGCCAGGGCTGTTCGTACCGCATGCGCCTGGAAGCGTGGTATGCCCATGCCCACACGCCGATGGGCCGGGTGATGGAGATCGAGTCGTATCAGAGCATGCTGGCCTGCGTGATCGCCGGTGCAGGCGTGGCGATGATGGCCCAGTCGATGCTCGACAGCCTGCCTGGGCGCACCCAGGTAAGGGTGCACCCGCTGCAGGCGCCGTTCGATCAGGCGGTCACCTGGCTGATGTGGCGTCAGGGTATGCGTGGGGCGAATTTGCAGGCGTGGATCGACCTGCAACAAAGCGAAACGATTAACCAGTCGTCGGAATGCGCCGCTACGGCTTGA
- a CDS encoding PA1414 family protein, which produces MNKPLSNWLHDLAVALGLIPPPLQPVPIPTDEEQRKRQPRRR; this is translated from the coding sequence ATGAATAAACCACTGTCCAACTGGCTCCACGACCTGGCGGTCGCCCTGGGGCTGATTCCACCACCCTTGCAGCCGGTGCCGATCCCGACTGACGAAGAGCAGCGCAAACGCCAACCGCGTCGTCGCTGA
- a CDS encoding sodium:solute symporter: MALDIIVVMIYTAGMLGLGWYGMRRAKTHEDYLVAGRNLGPVLYMGTMATTVLGGASTVGTVRLGYVHGISGFWLCAALGLGIIAINLFLAKPLLRLRIFTVTQVLEQRYNPTARQASAVIMLAYALMIGVTSTLAMATVLQVLLDLPFWASLLLGGGVVVLYSTIGGMWSLTLTDIVQFVIKTVGLMFILLPVCLYKAGGWDTLVAKLPAASFQLTTIGWDTIITYFLIYFFGILIGQDIWQRVFTARDEKVCQRAGTVAGVYCVVYGLACAAIGMAAHVLMPDLANPNNAFAEMIKSTLPDGIRGLLMAAALAAMMSTASAGLLAASTTVTEDLLPKLRGGKQSSLGMSRLFTLLTGLVVLGIALMVNDVINALTLAYNLLVGGMLIPLIGAIFWKRATTAGAIASMSLGFATALLFMFKDGLEANTPIYYSLAIGLVSFVAVSLMSRKPVGAVNLA; encoded by the coding sequence ATGGCCTTGGACATCATTGTTGTAATGATCTATACCGCCGGCATGCTCGGGCTTGGCTGGTATGGCATGCGGCGCGCAAAAACCCATGAAGACTACCTGGTAGCCGGGCGCAACCTGGGCCCTGTGCTGTACATGGGCACCATGGCCACCACCGTGCTCGGTGGCGCTTCCACCGTCGGCACCGTGCGCCTGGGCTACGTCCATGGCATTTCCGGCTTCTGGCTGTGCGCAGCCCTGGGCCTGGGCATCATTGCCATCAACCTGTTCCTGGCCAAACCGTTGCTGCGCCTGCGCATCTTCACCGTGACCCAGGTGCTTGAGCAACGCTACAACCCCACCGCACGCCAGGCCAGCGCCGTGATCATGCTGGCTTACGCACTGATGATCGGCGTCACCTCGACCCTGGCCATGGCCACCGTATTGCAGGTGCTGCTGGACTTGCCGTTCTGGGCTTCGCTGCTGCTCGGCGGCGGTGTGGTGGTGCTGTACTCCACCATTGGCGGCATGTGGTCGCTGACCCTGACCGACATCGTCCAGTTCGTGATCAAGACCGTCGGCCTGATGTTCATCCTGCTGCCGGTGTGCCTGTACAAGGCCGGTGGCTGGGACACCCTGGTGGCCAAACTGCCAGCGGCCAGCTTCCAGCTGACCACCATTGGCTGGGACACCATCATCACCTACTTCCTGATCTACTTCTTCGGCATCCTCATCGGCCAGGATATCTGGCAGCGGGTGTTCACCGCGCGTGACGAAAAGGTCTGCCAGCGTGCCGGTACCGTTGCCGGTGTGTACTGTGTGGTGTACGGCCTGGCCTGCGCCGCCATCGGCATGGCCGCGCATGTGCTGATGCCCGACCTGGCCAACCCGAACAACGCCTTTGCCGAGATGATCAAAAGCACCCTGCCCGATGGCATCCGTGGCCTGCTGATGGCCGCAGCCCTGGCAGCCATGATGTCCACCGCCAGTGCCGGCCTGCTGGCCGCCTCGACCACCGTGACCGAAGACCTGCTGCCCAAGCTGCGTGGCGGCAAGCAGTCGAGCCTGGGCATGAGCCGTCTGTTCACCCTGCTCACCGGCCTGGTGGTGCTGGGCATCGCGCTGATGGTGAACGATGTGATCAATGCACTGACCCTGGCCTACAACCTGTTGGTCGGTGGCATGCTGATCCCGCTGATCGGGGCGATCTTCTGGAAGCGTGCGACCACCGCCGGCGCGATTGCCAGCATGTCGCTGGGCTTTGCCACCGCGCTGCTGTTCATGTTCAAGGACGGGCTGGAAGCCAACACGCCGATCTACTACAGCCTGGCGATCGGCTTGGTGAGCTTCGTAGCGGTTAGCCTGATGTCGCGCAAACCAGTCGGTGCGGTGAATCTGGCCTGA
- the speB gene encoding agmatinase: protein MDKTLHQPLGGNEMPRFGGIATMLRLPHLQSAQGLDAAFIGVPLDIGTSLRSGTRFGPRQIRAESVMIRPYNMATGAAPFDSLSVADIGDVAINTFNLLDAVRIIEEAYDEIVEHNVIPMTLGGDHTITLPILRALHKKHGKIGLVHIDAHADVNDHMFGEKIAHGTTFRRAVEEGLLDCDRVVQIGLRAQGYTADDFNWSRRQGFRVVQAEECWHKSLEPLMAEVREKVGGGPVYLSFDIDGIDPAWAPGTGTPEIGGLTTIQAMEIIRGCHGLDLIGCDLVEVSPPYDTTGNTSLLGANLLFEMLCVLPGVVRR from the coding sequence GTGGACAAGACTCTCCACCAACCACTGGGCGGCAACGAAATGCCGCGTTTCGGCGGCATCGCCACCATGCTCCGTCTCCCCCACCTGCAAAGTGCCCAAGGCCTGGATGCTGCCTTCATCGGCGTGCCCCTGGACATCGGTACCTCGCTGCGCTCTGGCACCCGCTTCGGCCCACGGCAGATCCGCGCCGAATCGGTGATGATCCGCCCGTACAACATGGCCACCGGTGCCGCCCCGTTCGACTCGCTGTCGGTGGCCGACATCGGTGACGTGGCGATCAACACCTTCAACCTGCTGGACGCCGTGCGCATCATCGAAGAAGCGTATGACGAGATCGTCGAGCACAACGTCATCCCGATGACCCTGGGCGGTGACCACACCATCACCCTGCCGATCCTGCGTGCGCTGCACAAGAAGCACGGCAAGATCGGCCTGGTGCACATCGATGCCCACGCCGACGTCAACGACCACATGTTCGGCGAAAAGATCGCCCACGGCACCACCTTCCGCCGCGCCGTGGAAGAAGGCCTGCTTGATTGCGACCGCGTGGTACAGATCGGCCTGCGCGCCCAGGGCTACACCGCCGATGACTTCAACTGGAGCCGCCGCCAGGGCTTCCGCGTGGTTCAGGCCGAAGAGTGCTGGCACAAATCGCTGGAGCCACTGATGGCCGAAGTCCGGGAAAAGGTCGGCGGCGGCCCGGTTTACCTGTCGTTCGACATCGACGGCATCGACCCGGCCTGGGCGCCCGGTACCGGCACTCCGGAAATCGGCGGCTTGACCACCATCCAGGCGATGGAGATCATTCGCGGCTGCCACGGCCTGGACCTGATCGGCTGTGACCTCGTCGAAGTCTCCCCGCCTTACGACACCACCGGCAACACCTCGCTGCTCGGCGCCAACCTGCTGTTCGAGATGCTCTGCGTGCTACCAGGCGTCGTGCGTCGTTAA
- a CDS encoding LysR family transcriptional regulator gives MASTLPDLKLLRIFISVARHQGFANAQRELNLSTSAISTYMSQLEGALGIVLCHRGRGGFSLTSKGELFHQETLRLLAELDGFEQYAAALKGELRGTLNLGVIDSTVGDRALPLAEAIGAYSQEHPAVHLHLSVSSPYELQLGVQDNRLDLAIGAFSSRMSGLLYQPLYREQHWLYCSSRHPLYNERRIPEQVVTQQRMVGRGYWSQAELARHGFKHSAATVESMEAQLILILSGAYIGYLPEHYAQAWVDKGDLRVLSPSTFGYQAPFSLIIRRGRSREPLIQTFRDLLKSQLNVG, from the coding sequence ATGGCCTCGACATTGCCCGACCTGAAACTGCTGCGCATCTTCATCAGCGTGGCGCGCCACCAGGGCTTCGCCAACGCGCAGCGCGAGCTGAACCTGTCGACCTCGGCCATCAGCACCTACATGAGCCAGTTGGAAGGCGCGCTGGGCATCGTGCTGTGCCACCGCGGCCGTGGCGGTTTCAGCCTGACCAGCAAGGGCGAGCTGTTCCACCAGGAAACCCTGCGGCTTCTGGCCGAACTGGATGGCTTCGAGCAGTATGCCGCTGCCCTCAAGGGCGAGTTGCGTGGCACCCTCAACCTCGGGGTTATCGACTCCACGGTCGGCGACCGGGCCTTGCCGCTGGCCGAAGCCATCGGCGCCTACAGCCAGGAGCACCCGGCGGTGCACCTGCACCTGTCGGTGTCCAGCCCTTACGAGCTGCAACTGGGGGTGCAGGACAACCGCCTGGACCTGGCCATTGGTGCGTTCTCCTCGCGCATGAGCGGCCTGCTCTACCAGCCGTTGTACCGTGAACAGCACTGGCTGTACTGCAGCAGCCGCCACCCGTTGTATAACGAGCGTCGCATCCCCGAGCAGGTGGTGACCCAGCAGCGCATGGTCGGGCGTGGTTACTGGAGCCAGGCCGAGCTGGCCCGGCATGGCTTCAAGCACAGCGCGGCGACGGTGGAGAGTATGGAAGCGCAGTTGATCCTGATCCTTTCCGGGGCCTATATCGGCTACCTGCCCGAGCACTACGCCCAGGCCTGGGTCGACAAGGGCGACTTGCGCGTGCTGTCGCCGTCGACCTTCGGCTACCAGGCCCCGTTTTCGCTGATCATTCGCCGTGGGCGTAGCCGTGAACCCTTGATCCAGACCTTCCGCGACCTGCTCAAAAGCCAGTTGAACGTGGGCTGA
- a CDS encoding methyl-accepting chemotaxis protein — translation MRMNLPVTEHERTFSSDQRLISTTDLNSRITYCNEAFVAISGFTYDELVGQPHNLVRHPDMPPSVFGHMWETIKQGKPWMGVVKNRAKNGDYYWVSAYVTAIYEQGRISGYESVRSVPTREQIRRAEALYARLRADRAAVPWVARLGHGLGHGWPLIGAGLLSAAGYLWLPPYAALGILMASLLLAWYLVEHRQNQAIRRTLAEHPKAFTSPLVALTYSDNPGLLGQLDLAIISEEARLQTALTRLVDAGVGVKSRAAQSSDLSDAQAQMLDRQRSETDQSATAIAQMAATIQQVTHNVQSTAHAAGDADQLAQQGSELALRSLKAMGSMSDAVNDIDQAVNALAEQTQSIGSVVDVITSIAEQTNLLALNAAIEAARAGEQGRGFAVVADEVRSLAQRTRASTDEIHHIIASLRAGAERAVSTANRGEQISRDSVHSVEAVQAALSGIAQAVSRITGMSQQMATASEQQSHVAEDINQQIVRIAQLCDQSAGQARQGAEISQDLERMAEYLHSLAERFNR, via the coding sequence ATGCGCATGAATTTGCCCGTCACTGAGCACGAAAGAACCTTCTCCAGCGATCAACGCCTGATTTCCACGACTGACCTCAACAGCCGCATCACTTACTGCAACGAAGCCTTCGTGGCGATCAGCGGGTTTACCTATGACGAGCTGGTCGGCCAACCCCACAACCTGGTGCGCCACCCGGATATGCCGCCATCGGTGTTCGGGCATATGTGGGAGACGATCAAGCAGGGCAAACCGTGGATGGGGGTGGTCAAGAACCGGGCGAAGAACGGCGACTACTACTGGGTCAGCGCCTACGTCACGGCAATCTACGAGCAGGGCCGCATCAGTGGTTACGAGTCGGTGCGCTCGGTACCCACGCGCGAGCAGATCCGCCGCGCCGAGGCGCTGTATGCGCGCCTGCGGGCCGACCGTGCAGCCGTGCCGTGGGTCGCGCGGCTGGGGCATGGGTTGGGCCATGGCTGGCCGCTGATCGGCGCGGGCCTGCTGTCGGCGGCCGGTTACCTGTGGCTGCCGCCCTATGCAGCGCTTGGGATCCTGATGGCGAGCCTGCTGCTGGCCTGGTACCTGGTCGAGCACCGGCAGAACCAGGCTATCCGCCGCACGTTGGCCGAGCACCCGAAAGCCTTCACCAGCCCGTTGGTGGCGCTGACCTACAGCGACAACCCGGGCCTGCTGGGCCAGCTGGACCTGGCCATCATCAGCGAGGAAGCGCGCCTGCAAACGGCCCTGACCCGCCTGGTGGACGCCGGGGTCGGGGTGAAGTCGCGGGCCGCGCAGTCGTCCGATCTGTCCGATGCCCAGGCGCAGATGCTCGACCGCCAGCGCAGCGAGACCGACCAGTCGGCCACGGCCATTGCGCAGATGGCGGCGACCATCCAGCAGGTCACCCACAACGTGCAAAGCACGGCGCATGCAGCCGGCGATGCCGACCAGCTGGCGCAGCAGGGCAGCGAGCTGGCGCTGCGAAGCCTTAAAGCCATGGGCAGCATGAGTGATGCCGTCAACGACATCGATCAGGCGGTCAATGCGCTGGCCGAGCAGACCCAGTCCATCGGCAGCGTGGTCGATGTGATTACCTCGATTGCCGAGCAGACCAACCTGCTGGCGCTCAACGCTGCCATCGAGGCGGCACGCGCAGGTGAGCAGGGGCGGGGGTTTGCCGTGGTGGCCGATGAAGTGCGTTCGCTGGCCCAGCGGACCCGCGCATCCACCGATGAGATTCACCACATCATTGCCTCGTTGCGCGCAGGAGCAGAGCGGGCGGTGAGCACCGCCAACCGGGGTGAACAGATCTCGCGGGACAGCGTGCACAGCGTCGAGGCGGTGCAGGCGGCCTTGAGCGGGATTGCCCAGGCGGTCAGCCGCATCACCGGCATGAGCCAGCAGATGGCGACGGCGTCGGAGCAGCAGAGCCATGTGGCCGAGGACATCAACCAGCAGATCGTGAGGATTGCCCAGCTGTGTGACCAGAGTGCCGGGCAGGCCAGGCAGGGGGCAGAAATCAGCCAGGACCTGGAGCGCATGGCCGAGTACCTGCATAGCTTGGCGGAGCGCTTCAACCGCTGA
- a CDS encoding tRNA-uridine aminocarboxypropyltransferase — MPRPRCERCQRPLDHCLCPLIPALDSRTRVILLQHPSETAHALNTARLAALGLNNAELRVGEVFDDLAEWLAMPGYRPALLFPGDDAQVLTVYGKNDDTPLLLIVPDGTWRKARKLLYMNPLLEGLPRVTLGAVAPSRYRLRKAPEAGALSTIEAVVGALNALEQPACFDALLAPFEALIEGQIKAMGVETFQRNHGEG, encoded by the coding sequence ATGCCCAGACCCCGCTGCGAGCGCTGCCAGCGCCCGCTCGACCATTGCCTCTGCCCACTGATCCCCGCGCTCGACAGCCGCACCCGCGTCATCCTGCTGCAGCACCCCAGTGAAACCGCCCATGCCCTGAACACTGCGCGCCTTGCTGCCCTTGGGCTGAACAATGCCGAGCTACGGGTAGGCGAGGTTTTCGATGACCTGGCTGAATGGCTGGCAATGCCTGGCTATCGGCCGGCCCTGCTGTTCCCGGGCGATGACGCTCAGGTGCTGACGGTCTATGGCAAGAACGATGACACACCGTTGCTGCTGATCGTGCCCGACGGCACCTGGCGCAAGGCGCGCAAGCTGCTGTACATGAACCCGCTACTGGAGGGGTTGCCACGGGTGACGCTGGGGGCAGTCGCACCTTCGCGTTATCGGCTGCGCAAGGCGCCGGAGGCGGGGGCGCTGTCGACTATCGAGGCGGTGGTGGGGGCTTTGAATGCGCTGGAGCAACCGGCCTGCTTCGATGCACTGCTGGCGCCGTTCGAAGCGTTGATCGAGGGGCAGATCAAGGCCATGGGGGTGGAGACGTTCCAGCGTAACCATGGTGAGGGTTGA
- a CDS encoding TolC family outer membrane protein, whose amino-acid sequence MRVLNPITSALLLALASANVQAMSITEAVQSAVDYHPQVSSNRNSKLSADEDVKFARGGYYPSVDLVAGYGRQRSDNATTRAEGNHNKETLNYTQSELRLRQMIFDGFNTANEVGRTEAVSTSRAYYTQAVAQDVALRATEVYLEVLKRRELVTLAKNNLQAHLRVNDQIGLRNERGVGSTADLDQSRARRALAENNLDTAEVDLADAEANFFSVVGRAPDELESPATIKGEVPETLDGARDSMRQNNPYIKSAQADVNAAEQQYEVGKSTFYPRFDAILATGANNNTGGEKGHNNNDWQAGVEMNYNLFRGGSDKARLQSDAHKINQALDIRNNALRELTENLSLAWNAMNNASKQLPTAREYAETTKRVRAAYQDQFGLGQRTLLDVLDSENELYNADRRYTEVRYTEEFSRYRVLATMGELLSKQRISLPPEALATTEVRTEARLPEMR is encoded by the coding sequence ATGCGCGTTTTGAACCCCATCACCAGTGCATTACTGTTGGCCCTGGCGAGTGCCAACGTACAGGCGATGTCGATCACCGAGGCCGTCCAGAGCGCCGTGGACTACCACCCGCAGGTCAGCTCCAATCGCAACAGCAAGCTGTCGGCCGATGAAGACGTCAAGTTTGCGCGTGGTGGCTACTACCCTTCCGTGGATTTGGTTGCTGGCTATGGCCGCCAGCGTTCGGACAACGCTACCACCCGTGCCGAGGGTAACCACAACAAGGAAACCCTCAACTACACCCAGTCCGAGCTGCGCCTGCGGCAGATGATTTTCGACGGTTTCAACACCGCGAACGAAGTGGGCCGCACCGAAGCGGTGTCCACCTCCCGCGCCTACTACACCCAGGCCGTTGCCCAGGATGTTGCCCTGCGTGCGACCGAGGTGTACCTGGAAGTGCTCAAGCGCCGCGAGCTGGTGACCCTGGCCAAGAACAACCTGCAAGCCCACCTGCGCGTCAACGACCAGATCGGCCTGCGTAACGAGCGCGGCGTCGGCAGCACCGCCGACCTTGACCAGTCCCGCGCACGTCGCGCCCTGGCGGAAAACAACCTGGACACCGCCGAAGTCGACCTGGCCGATGCCGAGGCCAACTTCTTCAGCGTGGTCGGCCGTGCCCCGGACGAGCTGGAAAGCCCGGCGACCATCAAGGGCGAGGTGCCTGAGACCCTCGACGGCGCGCGCGACAGCATGCGCCAGAACAACCCTTACATCAAATCCGCCCAGGCTGACGTCAACGCCGCCGAGCAGCAATACGAAGTCGGCAAGTCGACCTTCTACCCGCGCTTCGACGCCATTCTGGCAACCGGTGCCAATAACAACACCGGCGGCGAAAAAGGCCACAACAACAACGACTGGCAGGCCGGTGTAGAGATGAACTACAACCTGTTCCGCGGCGGCAGCGACAAGGCCCGCCTGCAGTCTGACGCGCACAAGATCAACCAGGCCCTGGACATCCGCAACAACGCCCTGCGTGAGCTGACCGAAAACCTGAGCCTGGCGTGGAACGCCATGAACAACGCCAGCAAGCAGCTGCCGACCGCGCGTGAATACGCCGAGACCACCAAGCGCGTGCGTGCCGCCTACCAGGACCAGTTCGGTCTGGGCCAGCGTACCCTGCTGGACGTACTGGACAGTGAGAACGAGCTGTACAACGCCGACCGTCGCTACACCGAAGTACGCTACACCGAGGAGTTCTCGCGCTACCGCGTGCTGGCGACCATGGGTGAGCTGCTGAGCAAACAGCGTATTTCGCTGCCGCCAGAGGCGCTGGCTACCACCGAGGTGCGTACCGAGGCGCGTTTGCCTGAGATGCGTTGA
- a CDS encoding YbaN family protein, with the protein MTKNRRCSSHATTKSAVRYLLLAIGWLSVALGVLGIFLPVLPTTPFLLLAAACFARSSPRFHHWLVHHPKLGPWIRDYLSGEGIPLKGKVYAIGLMWASIGLSCYLVPLFWARAFMLTSAVLVSLYIVRQKTLHTRK; encoded by the coding sequence CTGACGAAAAACCGGCGCTGCTCAAGCCACGCCACCACTAAGTCGGCTGTGCGCTACCTGCTGCTGGCCATCGGCTGGCTCAGCGTTGCGCTGGGGGTGTTGGGGATTTTCCTTCCGGTATTGCCCACCACCCCGTTCCTGCTATTGGCGGCGGCCTGCTTTGCCCGCAGCTCGCCGCGCTTTCACCACTGGCTGGTCCATCACCCGAAGCTCGGGCCGTGGATCCGCGACTACCTTAGTGGTGAAGGCATCCCCCTCAAGGGCAAGGTCTACGCCATCGGCCTGATGTGGGCCAGCATCGGCCTGTCGTGCTATCTGGTGCCCCTGTTCTGGGCGCGCGCCTTCATGTTGACCAGCGCCGTGCTGGTAAGCCTGTATATCGTCAGACAGAAAACCCTGCACACGCGAAAGTGA
- a CDS encoding YecA/YgfB family protein — protein sequence MSFAEQLTRLQAFLDADELHEEALDYVAAHGYLTALSINAEDVPEREWIDALFAEEPHYASEAQRTEIEATLVALKAHIARQLASDEEFDLPCDLDLTDEPDDSDLRGWCIGFMEGVFLREEAWFENAEEEVSEMLLPIMVGSGLFDEQPEFADIASNANLQDDMIVQIPEALSALFLLLHAPDEKPALLKPRHH from the coding sequence ATGTCCTTCGCCGAGCAACTGACCCGCCTGCAAGCCTTCCTCGACGCCGACGAGCTGCACGAAGAGGCGCTGGACTACGTCGCCGCCCACGGCTACCTCACCGCCCTGTCGATCAACGCCGAGGACGTGCCCGAGCGCGAATGGATCGATGCCCTGTTCGCCGAAGAGCCGCACTACGCCAGCGAGGCCCAGCGCACCGAAATCGAAGCCACCCTGGTGGCGTTGAAAGCGCACATTGCCCGCCAGCTGGCCAGCGACGAAGAATTCGACCTGCCATGCGACCTGGACCTGACCGACGAGCCGGACGATTCCGACCTGCGCGGCTGGTGCATCGGCTTCATGGAAGGCGTGTTCCTGCGTGAAGAGGCCTGGTTCGAGAACGCCGAAGAAGAAGTCAGCGAGATGCTGCTGCCGATCATGGTTGGCTCGGGCCTGTTCGACGAACAGCCAGAGTTCGCTGACATCGCCAGCAATGCCAACCTGCAGGACGACATGATCGTACAGATCCCCGAGGCGCTGAGCGCACTGTTCCTGCTGCTGCACGCTCCTGACGAAAAACCGGCGCTGCTCAAGCCACGCCACCACTAA